One window from the genome of Sulfodiicoccus acidiphilus encodes:
- the csx7 gene encoding CRISPR-associated RAMP protein Csx7 has protein sequence MARNSNHPCYDLNAMRNLLRVEGYLVNETPLRVGSGRSQSFQDRTDFPLVARGGRPYIPGSSLKGVLRSSLEAYVLGSDWPDKFRKVLYVRDDGESCVKDEKGNKEEYCIPCILFGFKDLASRVSIMDAVPEGDVRVVLRTGVTINRVFGGQQPGNLYNLDYVDSGSKFRFRMTAQNVLGGQEEWTRKVEEGFKYVLGLLKDGFFVGGRRSTGAGFVRLSDAKVRIYEVRGGKLFARSEGGLEVVA, from the coding sequence GTGGCGAGGAACTCGAACCACCCTTGCTACGACCTGAACGCGATGAGGAACCTCCTCAGGGTGGAGGGCTACCTGGTGAACGAGACTCCCCTCAGGGTGGGTTCTGGGAGATCCCAGAGCTTCCAGGACAGGACCGACTTCCCGCTAGTCGCGCGGGGAGGGAGACCCTACATACCTGGGAGCAGCCTGAAGGGAGTGTTGAGGAGCAGCCTGGAGGCCTACGTCCTGGGGAGCGACTGGCCGGACAAGTTCAGGAAGGTCCTCTACGTTAGGGACGATGGGGAGAGCTGTGTTAAGGACGAGAAGGGGAACAAGGAAGAGTACTGCATCCCGTGCATCCTGTTCGGCTTCAAGGACTTGGCTTCCAGGGTGTCCATCATGGACGCCGTCCCCGAAGGGGACGTGAGGGTGGTCCTTAGGACCGGGGTCACCATAAACAGGGTGTTCGGGGGACAGCAGCCCGGAAACCTCTACAACCTAGACTACGTTGACTCGGGGAGCAAGTTCAGGTTCAGGATGACGGCGCAGAACGTCCTCGGCGGGCAGGAGGAGTGGACTCGGAAGGTGGAGGAGGGGTTCAAGTACGTCTTGGGCCTCTTGAAGGACGGCTTTTTCGTAGGAGGGAGGAGGAGCACCGGGGCGGGCTTCGTGAGGCTCTCAGACGCTAAAGTGAGGATTTACGAGGTGAGGGGAGGGAAGCTCTTCGCGAGGAGTGAAGGCGGACTGGAGGTGGTGGCGTGA
- the csx1 gene encoding CRISPR-associated CARF protein Csx1, with protein sequence MSEAKRVLLATWGLPKGWRCVRYALLENPPGKWKRREREHMCVDVKDDTCLAKSTSVALDYFSSPELVGVFLSSTLLHEYDLLERAEGRKLEDLDRELGEAVFERSGSEEDSCNELFGKLKDVKRVRTYCLPGVGTFHTKGGNHAYEGEPGLYFLRAYWETWKLIEELEGELELIVDLSHGVNYQPSLLTDAADLAARVYSVARVGGVRVVAINSDPAVNPEEGATVGLRVVSSYKVKPRTAFSRITEEVTENVLSGDPCRFLKWSDPFLRDNFSKLVTAVEAGLFLSVSHFEGEIRSNLERLERKLEGVREIAIVREPGESKVKYAGAEGLFKELAYVHAFLKALEKAGESEVEGEMSDEELNRKAEDYGQVTSRELIKSELDRVKGMDLKGEWESLSELLEGGSEADSSPNSRNLIAHGGLERNVTLVRRDGRLTKFRYKSAEAVLRALAGERP encoded by the coding sequence TTGAGTGAAGCGAAGAGGGTCCTGTTGGCTACGTGGGGTCTGCCGAAGGGTTGGAGGTGCGTCAGGTACGCCCTGCTCGAAAACCCCCCGGGGAAGTGGAAGAGGAGGGAGAGGGAACACATGTGCGTCGACGTGAAGGACGACACCTGTCTCGCCAAGTCGACCTCGGTAGCCCTCGACTACTTCTCGTCCCCGGAGCTCGTTGGCGTGTTCCTCTCCTCCACCCTACTCCACGAGTACGATCTCCTGGAACGGGCCGAGGGGCGAAAGCTGGAGGACTTGGACCGGGAGTTAGGGGAGGCGGTCTTCGAGAGGTCCGGATCCGAGGAGGACTCCTGTAACGAACTCTTCGGGAAATTGAAGGACGTAAAGAGGGTGAGGACTTACTGTCTCCCGGGAGTCGGGACCTTCCACACGAAGGGTGGAAACCACGCCTACGAAGGTGAGCCCGGCCTGTACTTCCTCAGGGCCTACTGGGAGACGTGGAAGTTAATCGAGGAGCTGGAGGGCGAGCTGGAGCTGATAGTGGACCTTAGCCACGGGGTGAACTACCAGCCCTCGCTCTTGACGGATGCGGCCGACCTGGCAGCTAGGGTCTACTCCGTCGCTAGGGTGGGGGGAGTCAGGGTCGTAGCGATCAACTCAGACCCCGCCGTCAACCCGGAGGAGGGGGCGACGGTGGGACTCAGGGTCGTCTCGTCCTACAAGGTGAAGCCCAGGACTGCCTTCTCTAGGATAACGGAGGAGGTGACGGAGAACGTCCTCTCCGGGGACCCCTGTAGGTTCCTGAAGTGGAGCGACCCGTTCCTCAGGGACAACTTCAGTAAGCTCGTCACCGCTGTCGAGGCGGGCCTCTTCCTCTCTGTCTCCCACTTCGAGGGGGAAATCCGATCTAACCTGGAGAGGTTGGAACGGAAGCTAGAGGGAGTGAGGGAAATCGCGATAGTTCGAGAACCCGGCGAGTCGAAGGTGAAGTACGCAGGGGCCGAGGGACTCTTCAAGGAGTTGGCCTACGTTCACGCGTTCTTGAAGGCCCTGGAAAAGGCGGGGGAGTCGGAGGTGGAGGGGGAGATGAGCGACGAGGAGTTGAATCGGAAGGCTGAGGACTACGGCCAGGTGACCTCGAGGGAGTTGATCAAGTCCGAGCTAGATCGGGTCAAGGGGATGGACTTGAAAGGCGAGTGGGAGTCCTTGAGCGAGCTGCTCGAGGGCGGTTCCGAGGCAGACAGTTCCCCAAACTCGAGGAACTTGATAGCCCACGGGGGACTTGAGAGGAACGTGACGTTGGTGAGGAGGGATGGACGACTGACGAAGTTCAGGTACAAGTCCGCGGAGGCCGTGTTGAGGGCGCTGGCGGGGGAGAGGCCGTGA
- the csx7 gene encoding CRISPR-associated RAMP protein Csx7 translates to MNLKYVLARKDVLRRTVRFSATLVADSPVAVGTGEKGSPKEVMKDARGRPVIPGSSWKGVFRSSGERIARGRGLTVCAGQVRDNCLSNYRKGRDFQELVRRGEVEEALKLFWDHTCLNCKVFGTQSVSAQVAFSDSVSDDATFDFRPMVAISREDGAALGKALVSLEYVQPGAHFNFSLTGTNLPNYALGYLLEVARGLHTHLFQVGGNKSRGFGFVSFQEAVLDVVPHGEGKLEALDEIDKEVRISLPVEGKGDEFFEKVKPIVEVFSNVKLPFPR, encoded by the coding sequence GTGAACCTCAAGTACGTCCTGGCCAGGAAGGACGTGTTGAGGAGGACCGTGAGGTTCTCGGCGACTCTGGTGGCCGACTCTCCCGTAGCGGTGGGCACGGGAGAGAAGGGATCCCCGAAGGAAGTCATGAAGGACGCCAGGGGAAGGCCCGTGATACCAGGAAGTTCCTGGAAGGGCGTGTTCAGGTCGTCTGGCGAGAGGATAGCGAGGGGGAGGGGCCTGACGGTTTGCGCTGGCCAGGTGAGGGACAATTGCCTCTCCAACTACCGTAAGGGGAGGGACTTCCAGGAGTTAGTTAGGAGAGGTGAGGTGGAGGAGGCCCTGAAGCTGTTCTGGGACCACACCTGCCTGAACTGCAAGGTATTCGGCACGCAGTCCGTGAGCGCCCAGGTCGCCTTCTCCGACTCCGTGTCGGACGACGCGACTTTCGACTTCAGGCCCATGGTGGCGATAAGCAGGGAGGACGGTGCTGCGTTGGGGAAGGCGCTCGTCTCGCTGGAGTACGTTCAGCCCGGAGCGCACTTCAACTTCTCCCTCACGGGAACCAACCTCCCCAACTACGCCCTGGGTTACCTCCTGGAGGTCGCTCGCGGCCTCCACACCCACCTCTTCCAGGTGGGAGGGAACAAGAGCAGGGGCTTCGGCTTCGTCTCGTTCCAGGAGGCCGTGCTGGACGTGGTCCCCCACGGCGAGGGGAAGCTGGAGGCCCTCGACGAGATAGACAAGGAAGTGAGGATCTCCCTCCCGGTGGAAGGGAAGGGGGACGAGTTCTTCGAGAAGGTCAAACCCATAGTGGAGGTGTTCTCTAACGTCAAGCTTCCGTTCCCGAGGTGA
- a CDS encoding RAMP superfamily CRISPR-associated protein — MRFVVTVRNLSSLTLGGSAVVSHVDVPMNQLGFPPSSLKGVMRTAATVAVREGLARGFTACGEVEPTYLGIAHSDGPCDVCRLFGYPGSMGSKVVVRLTRGEAPTFTLTRVSIDDGSGTAEEGKLFTQEVYSPGTQFTFEVDLLSQDARLRKLLLYSMAVLRTWRVGRNSLVDLRLEGVVNGGNLVPLCQAVKCDGEETELQEALKEWMWEV; from the coding sequence GTGAGGTTCGTAGTCACAGTGAGGAACTTGAGCTCCCTGACTTTAGGGGGATCCGCCGTAGTCTCTCACGTCGATGTCCCCATGAACCAGCTCGGGTTTCCTCCATCCTCTCTGAAGGGAGTCATGAGGACCGCCGCCACCGTGGCGGTCAGGGAGGGACTGGCCAGAGGCTTCACGGCGTGCGGCGAGGTGGAGCCCACTTACTTGGGCATCGCCCACTCCGACGGTCCTTGCGACGTCTGCAGGCTGTTCGGGTACCCGGGATCGATGGGTTCCAAGGTCGTGGTGAGGTTGACGAGAGGGGAGGCACCCACGTTCACCCTCACGAGGGTCAGCATAGACGACGGATCGGGCACGGCGGAGGAGGGGAAGCTCTTCACCCAGGAGGTCTACAGTCCAGGGACCCAGTTCACGTTCGAGGTCGACCTCCTCTCACAGGACGCGAGGCTGAGGAAGCTCCTCCTCTACTCAATGGCGGTTCTCAGGACTTGGAGGGTGGGGAGGAACTCCCTCGTGGACTTGAGGCTGGAGGGGGTGGTGAACGGAGGGAACCTCGTCCCCCTGTGCCAGGCAGTGAAGTGCGACGGCGAGGAGACGGAGCTCCAGGAGGCGTTGAAGGAGTGGATGTGGGAGGTGTGA
- a CDS encoding HD domain-containing protein — MDEEKARRVRDAIVEVVRDLVKAVDGLSGTVDAKVGALADSVAVIYRAPMVFNYAPIKGAGPASKKEAELVSNNFDYLVTYALGRHFSPLDEVNRALDEGDLNELLNALESLDPNLLEYVRSLRPKVQEIYEFLLHCPADTRPGLNLSSLASHMVLTSLFAWSIDRGVKLSYLRLASILHDVGKVTSPEDHVKEGKRILDEVLAHDVSAELREELRKAFGIAEKHHTRGDYVDAADDVASSADRLASEVKYFVSSKYPSLEECYGKYGKEGFDCFSSKLNERLYEEVTRGAFEEMECRRGGLPWMKCGNVKQSVRKAPQLPPVEVEDPKAYLYYFDFPGVQRFIESFPSLRDVSAASFLVDFAVSTLPFIEVDRELRRKTNDRAHLPMEAMLSGYGGHSMLVVSSELSPTEVGKVRDSKILRNLDIELTVAYSPLIVGSSKYQVVGYDEVWRRLAPQLREAKLRVSWREDVLSAGLHATCESCGLRPAVRTVEGDRLCSRCATVREVSKKRGFTARAAPTYLIDGREISPSNDELLKEGSYAMEFLAGHGREVLQGEEEGSEVPSKYVGVFKFDGNDAGALFRGAFTLGMFVDFSFKVDYAVKTAFLDTLSKLDDFMAARALAGVLYLGGDEGMMFLPSVISAWFASTFQERAGELSGVKFKGGLAVVKPDHPVQFAMQAANHLMEEAKQSGSHTLAITVASGGLLTEATLKSEEQGHRAVLRLKNPTSGGAEPSNSVKAALTWLLGDGDHLAHLRRLHSGDREEVESFMQAVRVLEDLVGMYLRERPRGKFPWEFVAYCAKEKAKWLGEGDPRDVARLHDDVLRAFLKSTQEGKDFSYPLLDLLHLAKSIRVGTSRWNR, encoded by the coding sequence GTGGACGAGGAAAAGGCCAGGAGAGTGAGGGACGCGATAGTCGAAGTGGTCCGCGACCTGGTGAAGGCGGTGGACGGGTTGAGTGGAACGGTGGACGCCAAGGTCGGGGCCCTTGCCGACTCCGTGGCCGTGATCTACAGGGCCCCGATGGTCTTCAACTACGCGCCCATAAAGGGGGCGGGTCCCGCCTCGAAGAAGGAGGCCGAACTCGTCTCTAACAACTTCGACTACCTTGTGACCTACGCCCTAGGGAGGCACTTCTCCCCCTTGGACGAGGTGAACCGGGCGCTGGACGAAGGGGACTTGAATGAACTGTTGAACGCCTTAGAGTCCCTCGACCCCAACCTGCTGGAGTACGTGCGCTCGCTGAGGCCCAAGGTCCAGGAGATCTACGAGTTCCTACTCCACTGTCCCGCGGACACGAGGCCTGGACTCAACCTGAGTTCCCTGGCGTCCCACATGGTCCTAACCTCCCTCTTCGCGTGGAGCATAGACAGGGGGGTCAAGCTCTCCTACTTGAGGTTGGCCTCGATCCTCCACGACGTGGGGAAAGTCACCTCGCCCGAGGACCACGTGAAGGAGGGGAAGAGGATCCTGGACGAGGTCCTGGCCCACGACGTCAGCGCCGAGCTGAGGGAGGAGCTCAGGAAGGCCTTCGGAATCGCGGAGAAGCACCACACGAGGGGGGACTACGTAGACGCGGCGGACGACGTCGCCTCCAGCGCAGACAGGCTGGCGAGCGAGGTGAAGTACTTCGTGTCTTCGAAATACCCTTCCCTGGAGGAGTGCTACGGCAAGTACGGGAAGGAGGGGTTCGACTGTTTCTCGAGCAAATTGAACGAGCGCCTGTACGAGGAGGTCACTAGAGGGGCCTTCGAGGAGATGGAGTGCAGGAGGGGTGGACTGCCCTGGATGAAGTGTGGGAACGTGAAACAGAGCGTCCGCAAGGCCCCCCAGCTGCCTCCGGTCGAAGTCGAGGACCCGAAGGCCTACCTGTACTACTTCGACTTCCCTGGGGTGCAGCGGTTCATAGAGTCCTTCCCTTCGCTGAGGGACGTCTCCGCCGCCAGTTTCCTGGTGGACTTCGCCGTGTCCACTCTGCCGTTCATCGAGGTCGACAGGGAACTTAGGAGGAAGACCAACGACAGGGCCCACTTGCCTATGGAGGCGATGCTCTCTGGTTACGGAGGGCACTCGATGCTAGTGGTGAGCTCGGAGCTCTCCCCGACCGAAGTGGGGAAGGTGAGGGACTCGAAGATCCTCAGGAACCTCGACATTGAGCTGACCGTCGCCTATTCCCCGCTCATAGTCGGGTCCTCGAAGTACCAGGTGGTGGGATACGACGAAGTTTGGCGGAGGTTGGCCCCACAGCTCAGGGAGGCGAAGTTGAGGGTGAGTTGGAGGGAGGACGTCCTCTCGGCGGGACTCCACGCGACCTGCGAGAGCTGCGGCCTGAGGCCAGCAGTTAGGACGGTTGAGGGGGACAGACTGTGCTCCAGGTGCGCCACGGTGAGGGAGGTCTCCAAGAAGAGGGGCTTCACCGCCAGGGCAGCTCCCACTTACCTGATAGACGGGAGGGAGATCTCCCCCTCTAACGACGAACTCCTGAAGGAGGGGAGTTACGCGATGGAGTTCCTAGCGGGACACGGGAGGGAGGTTCTTCAGGGTGAAGAGGAGGGCTCAGAGGTCCCCTCCAAGTACGTGGGCGTGTTCAAGTTCGACGGGAACGACGCAGGTGCGTTGTTCAGGGGAGCGTTCACCCTGGGGATGTTCGTGGACTTCTCCTTCAAGGTCGACTACGCGGTCAAGACTGCCTTCCTCGACACCCTGTCCAAGTTGGACGACTTCATGGCCGCCAGGGCCTTGGCGGGGGTCCTCTACCTGGGAGGAGACGAGGGAATGATGTTCCTTCCCAGCGTGATCTCCGCCTGGTTCGCCTCGACCTTCCAGGAGAGGGCGGGAGAGCTCTCTGGGGTGAAGTTCAAGGGAGGGTTGGCGGTCGTTAAGCCGGACCACCCAGTGCAGTTCGCCATGCAGGCCGCCAACCACCTCATGGAGGAGGCCAAGCAATCTGGCTCCCACACCTTGGCGATCACCGTGGCGTCCGGCGGCCTACTCACCGAGGCCACCCTCAAGTCGGAGGAGCAGGGACACCGGGCCGTGCTGAGGCTCAAGAACCCCACGTCGGGCGGAGCGGAACCCTCCAACTCGGTGAAGGCGGCCCTCACTTGGCTCCTGGGGGACGGGGACCACCTGGCGCACCTGAGGAGACTCCACTCCGGAGACCGCGAGGAGGTCGAGTCCTTCATGCAGGCCGTGAGGGTCCTGGAGGACTTGGTGGGAATGTACTTGAGGGAGAGGCCGAGGGGGAAGTTCCCCTGGGAGTTCGTGGCCTACTGCGCCAAGGAGAAGGCGAAGTGGCTAGGGGAGGGAGACCCGAGGGACGTAGCGAGGCTACACGACGACGTTCTGCGGGCATTCCTCAAGTCGACTCAGGAAGGAAAGGACTTCAGCTACCCACTCCTGGACCTCCTCCACTTGGCCAAGTCGATCAGGGTGGGTACTTCGAGGTGGAATCGGTGA
- a CDS encoding PD-(D/E)XK nuclease family protein, translating into MSYKGIRPIEVKLGSFFVEVESEIQLIDGTVELKSFSPIRRDSSPVNQVSVTSLVEYLTSERPPTDNDVTSTRGRYQYVTWSGEDWLLERLNLRRPQGHLELELEGLKVRGRPDFIVSSGRLEVGEIKTKNVKKGSSDLHEIIKRGLLQVLLYKYIAEKKGETCEARLLVLTYERQNDRGEAKQLYTAVVKEPVVPKLEPIVLQAIHDVKQLKEMNEGRSSLC; encoded by the coding sequence ATGTCCTATAAAGGAATACGTCCAATTGAGGTAAAGTTAGGCTCTTTTTTTGTTGAAGTGGAGAGTGAGATCCAACTCATAGATGGCACAGTCGAACTAAAGTCTTTCTCTCCTATTCGTCGTGATTCGAGTCCTGTTAACCAAGTTTCTGTAACGAGTCTGGTCGAGTACCTTACCTCTGAACGACCTCCTACAGACAACGATGTTACTTCAACGAGGGGACGGTATCAATATGTCACGTGGTCCGGAGAAGACTGGTTGCTTGAGAGACTTAACCTACGTAGACCCCAGGGACACTTGGAGTTGGAACTCGAGGGTTTAAAGGTGCGTGGTAGACCGGACTTCATCGTATCTAGCGGAAGATTGGAAGTAGGGGAGATAAAGACGAAGAACGTCAAAAAGGGATCTTCCGACCTCCACGAGATTATAAAACGGGGGTTGCTCCAGGTCCTCCTATACAAGTACATCGCGGAGAAGAAGGGGGAAACGTGTGAGGCCAGGCTCCTCGTGTTGACCTACGAGCGTCAGAACGATAGGGGGGAAGCCAAGCAGCTTTACACGGCCGTAGTCAAGGAACCTGTGGTTCCGAAGCTCGAACCCATTGTACTTCAGGCCATTCACGACGTGAAGCAGTTGAAGGAAATGAACGAGGGGAGGTCTTCGCTTTGCTGA
- a CDS encoding RAMP superfamily CRISPR-associated protein, whose amino-acid sequence MELEVVSDYLHVGQGKREVLLKPVNDVEAMVRQYLERGQLPDLDDHFVRGNPFMRVAGRLTVPGSTLKGAVRTRLEMSIKDACYVTGNQRGVSSSPRYRQIFRPDPNRGSDNYLSGRAIKGNAVCPVCDLMGSPGLASRVSFSDAYYVSGQVVNVTNKEDGSSYEVAKRGSKFRGEVLLWGSALDLGMVLYGLGVRCSQGRPFSKTILLGRFKYDVPQFGRVKFSTDVKDPCTPLGQFVKKFSLVEVNEEWMP is encoded by the coding sequence TTGGAGCTGGAGGTGGTTTCGGATTACCTGCACGTGGGGCAGGGTAAGAGGGAAGTCTTGCTCAAGCCGGTGAACGACGTGGAGGCCATGGTTCGACAGTACCTCGAAAGAGGGCAACTGCCCGACCTGGACGACCACTTCGTGAGGGGGAACCCCTTCATGAGGGTGGCCGGGAGGCTGACAGTCCCGGGGAGCACGTTGAAGGGGGCGGTTAGGACGAGGCTGGAGATGTCGATCAAGGACGCCTGCTACGTCACGGGAAACCAGAGGGGGGTCTCGTCATCCCCCAGGTACAGGCAGATCTTCAGGCCGGACCCCAACAGGGGTAGCGACAACTACCTGAGCGGGAGGGCGATCAAGGGGAACGCCGTCTGTCCGGTGTGCGACCTAATGGGGAGCCCGGGGTTGGCGAGCAGGGTCTCCTTCTCGGACGCGTACTACGTCTCGGGACAGGTGGTTAACGTCACGAACAAGGAGGACGGGTCGAGCTACGAGGTGGCGAAGAGGGGATCCAAGTTCAGGGGGGAGGTCCTCCTCTGGGGGAGCGCCCTAGACCTCGGGATGGTGCTCTACGGTCTGGGAGTGAGGTGTTCCCAGGGGAGGCCGTTCTCCAAGACGATCCTGCTCGGGAGGTTCAAGTACGACGTGCCGCAGTTCGGTAGGGTGAAGTTCTCCACGGACGTGAAGGACCCCTGCACTCCCCTCGGCCAGTTCGTCAAGAAGTTCTCCTTGGTGGAGGTGAACGAGGAGTGGATGCCGTGA
- a CDS encoding DUF4352 domain-containing protein, with product MPSLALIIVVAVVIIAGVGGTVIVLQHISVKHTIYTNVTVPSTQNSSSTPTTHPVSGQASGLTIQVSSVIDAKALAQYRGLGGLKYELLFVTITNDLNSPTVVTPGDFALVGSDGQTYNEVALSAFQFSTLETTPIQAGQSVNGFLAFQLPYGVQPRSLQYKGTTISLAGVKVQYLSVLNVTPVFNDSDVVASSGSQGMLIAGVNGVPAVMQLEIYNNHSSVPVELVGVTAQGPVELARSPTLHVSLPPRGSYALTLNLSLPDSSVYGSAEVDVLTSLNSSAYSGSVRSLVNDTVLAELQGLTGQSYLSYNVTVSYDGGAASRSSPRTSRW from the coding sequence GTGCCTAGTCTAGCCCTCATAATAGTGGTAGCTGTGGTGATAATCGCGGGAGTAGGAGGGACGGTCATCGTCCTCCAGCACATTTCCGTCAAACACACGATTTACACTAACGTCACGGTCCCCTCGACTCAGAATTCCTCCTCTACGCCGACCACCCATCCCGTCTCGGGCCAGGCCTCTGGCTTGACCATACAGGTGAGCTCGGTTATAGACGCGAAGGCGCTGGCTCAGTACAGGGGTCTCGGCGGACTGAAGTACGAACTCCTCTTCGTCACGATCACCAACGACCTGAACTCGCCCACGGTCGTGACTCCTGGAGACTTCGCTCTCGTCGGAAGCGACGGCCAGACCTACAACGAAGTGGCCCTGAGCGCGTTTCAGTTCTCCACCCTCGAAACCACCCCCATACAGGCTGGACAATCCGTCAACGGCTTCCTGGCCTTCCAGCTACCCTACGGGGTTCAACCGCGCTCCCTCCAGTACAAGGGGACTACGATCTCCCTCGCTGGCGTCAAGGTGCAGTACCTCTCCGTGTTGAACGTCACCCCGGTGTTCAACGACTCCGACGTGGTCGCTTCGTCTGGGAGTCAGGGAATGCTGATCGCTGGAGTCAACGGAGTTCCAGCCGTAATGCAGTTGGAGATCTACAACAACCACTCGTCCGTCCCCGTCGAGTTGGTAGGGGTGACGGCTCAAGGACCTGTGGAGCTGGCAAGGAGCCCGACGCTTCACGTCTCGCTCCCACCTCGCGGGAGTTACGCGCTGACCCTCAACCTATCCCTTCCCGACTCCAGCGTCTACGGGAGCGCCGAGGTCGATGTCTTGACGTCGCTGAACTCTTCGGCCTACTCGGGGTCGGTGAGGTCCTTGGTTAACGACACGGTCTTGGCGGAACTGCAGGGGCTCACGGGACAGAGTTACCTCTCCTACAACGTAACTGTGAGTTACGACGGGGGAGCAGCTTCACGGTCCTCCCCCAGGACTTCGCGCTGGTGA
- a CDS encoding RAMP superfamily CRISPR-associated protein — MRAYRLKFSIEEVRVGAGAEGNLLRALRYGDELSGTYVVPSSTWKGVFRRVSENLYGHSSAVHDGAGVGDEVREALEALRKKLKDARTAEERRRVSYEVLSRLGEVGAVMRHSFPLGQAEGSKVERFVGEMAKVAEEWTCPLEATYGTLYFAGAVTFSDSVLRPLEVSLTSHVSMDRSTGRAAEGNLFQEERVRVGSVYVTVVLRREDVTLELWRNTLRYMAYVGTGLGSGKSRGAWAVLDASESQEAEITLRRPEWRKLSLG; from the coding sequence GTGAGGGCGTACAGACTCAAGTTCTCTATAGAGGAGGTTAGAGTCGGCGCCGGCGCGGAGGGCAACCTACTCAGGGCGCTGAGGTACGGGGACGAGCTGTCCGGCACCTACGTTGTTCCCTCGTCGACGTGGAAGGGCGTGTTCAGGAGGGTCTCGGAGAACCTCTACGGGCATTCCTCGGCGGTGCACGACGGCGCAGGAGTCGGAGACGAGGTGAGGGAGGCCCTCGAAGCGCTTAGGAAGAAACTGAAGGACGCCCGCACAGCGGAGGAGAGGAGGAGGGTGAGCTACGAAGTCCTCTCGAGGCTGGGAGAAGTGGGAGCCGTGATGAGGCACTCCTTCCCCTTGGGGCAGGCCGAGGGAAGTAAGGTGGAGAGGTTCGTAGGCGAGATGGCCAAGGTAGCCGAGGAATGGACGTGCCCTCTCGAGGCTACGTACGGAACGCTGTACTTCGCGGGAGCTGTTACCTTCTCAGACAGCGTCCTGAGACCGCTGGAGGTCTCGCTCACCTCTCACGTCTCAATGGACAGGTCCACGGGCAGGGCAGCGGAGGGCAACCTGTTCCAGGAGGAGAGGGTGAGGGTGGGGAGCGTCTACGTGACGGTGGTGTTGAGGAGGGAGGACGTCACGCTGGAGCTCTGGAGGAACACCCTGAGGTACATGGCGTACGTCGGGACCGGGCTGGGGTCGGGCAAGTCCAGGGGAGCTTGGGCGGTCCTGGACGCGAGCGAGTCGCAGGAGGCTGAGATAACGTTGAGGAGGCCGGAGTGGAGGAAGTTGAGCCTCGGGTGA
- the hepT gene encoding type VII toxin-antitoxin system HepT family RNase toxin, producing the protein MAVLDRLFKNLEDVTSKLDEIVEKGYDLDEWRDQMAILHGLQIQARVVLDTLQRLLSNMGISTEGYRDSVRKLREKGVIGGDEERFLNAVVGFRNIVVHEYGELDLETIEDILRNRGYRRLFALVLEIKQRAREYWDP; encoded by the coding sequence ATGGCAGTCCTAGATAGGTTATTTAAGAACCTGGAAGACGTTACCTCTAAGCTCGACGAGATCGTGGAGAAGGGATATGACTTGGACGAGTGGAGGGATCAAATGGCGATTTTACACGGTTTACAAATACAGGCACGGGTCGTTCTCGATACCCTACAGAGACTTCTGTCTAACATGGGAATAAGCACGGAGGGATACAGAGATTCCGTGAGAAAGTTAAGGGAGAAAGGCGTGATCGGGGGCGACGAGGAGAGGTTCTTGAACGCAGTGGTGGGGTTTAGGAACATAGTGGTTCACGAGTACGGTGAACTCGATCTTGAAACTATAGAGGACATTCTGAGGAATAGGGGCTATCGGAGGCTGTTCGCCCTAGTTCTGGAAATCAAACAGAGGGCTAGGGAGTACTGGGACCCTTGA
- a CDS encoding CopG family transcriptional regulator, giving the protein MGKSVVISVRIPEELKRELRKYGIDETEVIRRALIDEVKKAKAKDLEKETDRVEDVLGKIPVDEVVKGIREDRESG; this is encoded by the coding sequence ATGGGAAAGAGTGTCGTGATCTCGGTTCGAATCCCCGAGGAGTTGAAGAGGGAGTTGAGGAAATACGGTATAGACGAGACGGAGGTGATAAGGAGGGCGTTGATCGACGAGGTCAAGAAGGCTAAAGCGAAGGATTTGGAGAAAGAGACGGATCGGGTGGAGGACGTGCTTGGTAAGATCCCTGTGGACGAGGTGGTAAAGGGAATCAGGGAGGACAGGGAGAGCGGATGA
- a CDS encoding nucleotidyltransferase domain-containing protein, with product MKLTDVLNKLKEFNWENCDLQFAILFGSLSRKGEGNDVDVAVEFKRRMRLEDYTRLWVDLTDYLNTEKVDLTVINERTDCYLIHEVFSDSIILYMEDWWRVHRRAVVCEDFLIDAKKLNTVENAARALVRKWQS from the coding sequence GTGAAACTGACTGACGTGTTAAACAAGCTGAAGGAGTTCAACTGGGAGAATTGCGACCTACAATTTGCGATCCTTTTCGGTTCCCTGTCAAGGAAAGGGGAGGGAAACGACGTAGATGTTGCTGTGGAGTTCAAGAGGAGAATGAGGCTCGAGGATTATACGAGGTTGTGGGTCGATCTAACGGATTACCTGAACACTGAGAAGGTAGATCTAACTGTTATAAACGAGAGGACCGACTGTTACCTAATCCACGAGGTCTTCAGCGACAGTATAATACTTTACATGGAGGACTGGTGGAGGGTTCACAGGAGGGCCGTGGTCTGTGAGGACTTCTTAATTGACGCCAAGAAATTGAATACTGTGGAAAACGCGGCTAGAGCTTTGGTGAGAAAATGGCAGTCCTAG